CCATATGGCTGAACTTGCATTCCCTGGCTCATCGGCTGGCTGCCATATGGCTGAACTTGCATTCCCTGGCTCATCGGCTGGCCGACGTATGGCTGAACTTGCATTCCTTGGCCCATCGGCTGACCTTGCATCGGCATAAACGTAGCATATGGATTTTGCTGCTGATCCTGCGATAGCATCATTCCGTGCTGGGATGCCATATTAGGCTGCTGTTGCATTCCAGTCTGAGGCATGCTGCTGTATCCCACCTGGCCTGAACCTGGCGCCCCCATGCCCATTTGTAAACCGCCTGGGGGAACTTGAGGATAAGATCCTGCCTGCTGTCCCTGGCCTTGATAAGGCATGGCACTGAATGGCGGCATTCCTGCCCCTGCACCTCCATATACTGGAGCAGTGTACCCCTGAGGCTGTTCAAACATCGGCGGAACACCTGAATACATCTGGTTCATTACAGAAGATGACTCTTCACCCAAGAATGGATGTTTATGCTGTTTCCCCATTCCAAACTGGTCTTTTCCATGGACGAGCCCCGGGGAAAGATAGGCAGGCGGCACATAGTTCATTTGAGGTTCTTTATAGTGAATCGGCTCGTGGTGATGTCCCCATTTCATATGTGAAGATGAGGATGATTCCATAAACGCCGCAAAATCTTTATGAGACATAGGGGCAAGCGGTTTTGGTGATTTCATGGACGATTCTTTGTAATCTTTTTTCGGAAGCAATGGATTAAATGGCATATCCTTTTTTGCCGGTGCCGGCTTTAACGGCATGATGGGTTCTGCTTTCATCGGCATTTTATGCTCGGCCTTTGGCGCCATTTTAGGTGCTGCTTTTGCGATTATCGGTGCTGCTTTTGCGATTATTGGTGCTGCTTTTGGGATAATCGGTGCTGCTTTAGGCGGAGCTGGAATAGGTGCAGGTTTTGGCGGCGGTGGCGGCGGGGCTGGAACCGGAATTTCTTGAACTGGAGCTACTGGCATTTCTTTTTTGGGCATTTCTTTTTTCTTCGGCTGCTCTTTTTTAGAGCCTGGCATCATAAACGGCATCTTTGCTTTCTCTCCGCGTCCGATCGGCACTTGTTCAGAAGGAATCTTTACTTTTGATCCTCTTTCAAGAGCGCCTGAAGATAAACCGAAATTCACTCTTCTTAATTCTTCAGAAGTTACATTATACTTATCGGCGATTTTTTCGAGAGTATCACCTTTTTGAACGATATGAATTCTCACGTAAACAAAACTCCCTCCTGCCAAATTTCTATACAGTATATGAGAATCTGGGCATTGTGCTACTACCTATTTCAGTAGTCGGTCTTTTACCAATTTATGCCCTGAAAATCAGCTGTATGACTTTGACAGGAAGGAGTCATCTACGCTCTTGCTAACATTCTCTCAAGAGCTTTTACTGCGTATTCAGTTGTTTCGCTGTCCACTGTTATGATGTTCTGAGGATCTCCCTGTGCGATTTTTTCAAGCGCATATGTCAGATGAGGAAGATCAATGCGATTCATCGTCAGACAGGGGCACATATTGGAATTTAAAGAAATTATCCGTTTATCAGGATGGTTTTTTTTCAGGCGGTTGACGAGATTCATCTCTGTCCCTATCGCCCAAGCGCTGTTTGGCTCAGCGTTTTGGATCGTCTGAATAATATAATGAGTGGAGCCCGCCATATCCGATTGCTGGACGACTTCATGGCTGCACTCTGGATGGACGATGACCTTCATCTCTGGATCGTTCACACGCAAGGATCGAATATTATCAACTGTGAATTTTTCATGGACCGAACAGTGTCCTTTCCAGAGAATCACTTTAACTGCATCCAGATCTCCGTCATATTCCAATTTATTGGCAATTGGATCCCATACAGCCATTTGCTCTAATGGAACACCCAGCGTATAGGCAGTGTTCCGGCCCAAGTGCTGATCGGGAAGAAAAAGGATTCTTTCTTTTTGTGCAAACGCCCATTCCAGCATTCGTTCTGCATTTGATGAGGTCACGGTTGCACCGCCATTCTTACCGCAGAATGCTTTGATGGCTGCCGTAGAATTGACATACGTGAGCGGCAGGACCGTATCACCGAACAAGGACTGTAATCGGTCCCACGCTTTCTCTGTCTGATGGATATCCGCCATGTCCGCCATGGAACATCCTGCTCTCATATCCGGAAGGATTACTTTTTGATGAGATTCCGTCAGCATATCCGCTGTTTCCGCCATGAAGTGCACCCCGCAAAATACGATGAATTCCGCATCGCGATTATTGGCCGACTGCTGGGCGAGCTGGAGCGAATCTCCCGACGTATCCGCAAATTGAATCACTTCATCTTTTTGATAGTGATGTCCTGGAATATACAAACGGTCTCCGAGTTTCTTCTTAACTGCTCTGACCCGTTCGATCATCTCTTCTTCCGTCATCGTGAAATAGGTTTCAGGAATTCCGGATTTCAGCCTGAAGGCTTCCAGTAAGCTCATCTTTTAACCCCCCTGTAATGTTTAAACTGATGTCGAGTGATACCGCTGAGTGAGTGAGCAATCCAAGCGAAATAAAATTCACTCCTGTTTTCCCATAATGTCGAAGTTCATCAAGGGATATGCCTCCGGAAGCTTCCGTAATGATATGACCAGGAACATGATGTTTCCATGCTCCAATTTCTTCTGGTGTGCGGTTATCGAACATAATCACATCCGCACCTGCGCTTACAGCTTCTTTCACCTGTTCAAAATTCTCTGTTTCTACTTCCACTTTCAACATGTGTCCCAGACTGGACTTCACGGTATTTACGGCTTCGGTTATACCGCCAGCCCGGGCGATATGATTGTCTTTGACCATCACCCCGTCATACAGTCCGAAACGGTGGTTATACCCTCCGCCGCAGCGGACAGCGTATTTCTCGAACATCCTGAGCCCTGGTGTGGTTTTACGCGTGTCGCAAATTTTCGTTGTTTCACTGTTTAGAGCGGTTACTGCTTCATTCGTTAGCGTCGCTATCCCTGACATCCTTTGCACGAGATTCAGAATGACTCGTTCTCCGCCAAAAATAGCAGATGCAGGACCTTTCACCTCCGCAAGAATCTGTCCGGGTTTAATAACATCGCCGTCTTTCACATTAGGAACAACAGTACAATATTCGCTTAGCAGCCGGTACCCTTCGGAAATCACATCCATTCCCGAAAATACACCGGATTTTTTAGCGATAAAGCGCGCTTCTGTCTCCTCCTCCTCCGGAAACAGCAATCCGCATGTGATGTCCCCTTCTCCAAGATCTTCAAGAAAAAATTCCTGCAGCTGCTTTTTTAGCTTCAGCTTGTTCATTTTGATCCTTCTTTCTGTATACTTGTTTTTTCAGCCAGCAGTTATCATCGTTGGACGGAAAATCACTTCTGTAATGGCCGCCCCTGCTCTCTGTCCGCAAGTGAGCAGATGTAACGATCAGCCAGCCGGTTTGCAGCATGTTAATCCTTTCAATTTCATCGGGTTTACAGTGATAATCCGGCTTTTCTATGGAGAAATTTTCAAACCAGCGGATCGCTTCACCCAGGCCTTCCCTTGTGCGGACAATCCCTGCATACTGTGTCATTTGTCTTTGAATCTCTTGTTTCTCCGGCCATCTTCTCTTCTGTTGTTCTGTATATTCCCATTCAACCGGGAACAGGGAGGCTTCATGCTCTTTCAAAGCCATAATCCTTGCAGCTGTCCGTTTGGCGAAGACTACACTTTCAAGCAGTGAGTTGCTCGCAAGCCTGTTGGCGCCATGCACGCCGGTTCGGGAAGCTTCCCCTACAGCATACAGATGAGGAACTGTCGTTTCCCCCCATTGGTTTGTGACCGCTCCTCCCATTGTAAAATGAGCACCCGGGGCAACAGGAATTCTGCCTTCGTTTAGTACAATTCCAGCGTTTCGGCAAATTGCTGTTATGGCAGGAAACCGGTTTGTGAAGCTTTTCACTTTTGAAACATCAAGAAAAATTTCATATCCCTTTTGAATGTATTCAAAAATAGTCCTCGAAACGATATCACGAGGAGCCAAGTCACCCATCTCATGGACACCAGACATCACGGATGCTCCTTCGGAAGTAACCAACGTGCCTCCTTCTCCTCTTACCGCTTCCGAAACTAAACCGAAAGATTCCCCATTCGTAAACAGCATCGTAGGATGAAACTGTATAAATTCCAGGTCGGAGAGTACCGCACCCGCTCGGAATGCAAGGGCGATGCTGTCTCCTGTAATGCTTTTGTCGTTGGAATTGACGTTATAAAGACCAGCTGCGCCCCCAGAAGCAAGAATGACAGAGGCTGCGAAATAAACAGTAACCTCACCGTTCGCATTCTTTGTCCAGGCACCAACGCATTTTCCTTGCTTAATGATAAGGTCCCCAGCTATTTCAAATTCTTGGACCGTAATATGATGGGAGATTCTTTGATAAAGGACATCAACTATTTTTGAACCTGTTCTATCACCGCCAGCATGGACGATCCGTGCCCGCCGATGTCCTCCCTCCCTGCCGAGCGTGAGACTGCCATCTTTGTTGCGGTCAAAGGGAACCTTCCAATCCTCCATCGTTCGGATCATGTCCGGACCTTCTTTGACCAGTATCTCGGTGAGAGTTTCTTCATTGTGAAAACTACCTGCTTTTACGGTATCTATAAAGTGTTCAGCCCAGTGGTCTTCTTTTTCAGTGACCGCAGCAATCCCTCCTTGCGCATGATAAGAATTGCTGTTCTGGAAGGAAGACTTTGTGATGATTGTCACATTCTTATGCGAGCGTAAACATTCGGCTGTCATTAATCCAGCAATGCCGGAGCCGATAATGAGAACGTCTGTAGACTCTACGTTCATGACGAAACCCCCGTTCATTTTCTTTACAGGTGTCTTGACACTTATATTTACATAGAATTACACTTATGACAAGAGTTTTTTACGAGAGGCGGTTTAAGAATGATTTATCTTGATTACGCAGCAACGACTCCTATGTCAGAAGAAGCACTGTATGCTTTTACAGAAACAGCAAAAATGTACTTTGGAAATACGTCGAGCCTGCATGACCAAGGATCACAGGCTGCAGATCTGGTCAATCTGGCACGTGCTGAACTGGCCGGGATGCTCGGCGGCAATAGTGAAGGGATCTACTTTACAGGAGGAGGGTCCGACGGTAATTTTCTTGCGCTCACAAGCCTTGCTCTTGGAAACAAGGAAAAAGGAAACCACATCATCACTTCACCGCTAGAGCATGGATCCGTGCAGCAGGCCCTTGCTTTTCTAGAAAATGAAGGTTTTGAAATCACCGTACTTCCTGTTGATCAGAACGGGAGGATCGCTTTAAACGATCTTCGCAGCGCCATTCGAAAAGAGACGATTCTCGCTACAATCACTCATGGAAACAGTGAGATCGGCGTTATCCAGCCATTAGCTGAAATCGGAGCTCTGCTGAAAGAAGAGAATGTCATTTTCCATAGTGACTGTGTCCAGACGTTTGGAAAGCTCCCTCTTCATGCGGGGGAAATGAATATTGGTGCTCTTACTGTTTCTGCTCATAAAATTCATGGCCCTAAAGGTGTAGGTGCTGTATATATTTCCCCCACTCTCACCTGGCAGCCGCTGCTCAAGAACGGTACACATGAAAAAGGGATTCGCCCTGGAACAATCAACACTCCGGGAATCGTTTCTTTTATTACAGCGGCAAGCAATCAGGTGAATCGTATGGTAAAATGGAAGACAAATGTGGAAGAATTAAAAAACTGCTTTCTTTCCCTGACAGAAGAAGATGAATGTTTAATCATTGAAGGAGACAGCCATACGACGCTGCCACATTTCCTGGCCATTCGTCTGAAAGGGATTGAAGGGCAGTATGTCATGCTGGAATTAAACCGCCAGAAGATCGCTGTTTCAACCGGTTCAGCTTGTAAAGCAGGACAGCAGGAACCTTCCAAAGCACTCCTTGCGATGGGGCGATCGGCGGATGAAGCACATGAACTCGTGCGGATCACACTCGGAAAAGAAACAACAAAAGAGGAAATAAAGGCTTTGGCTGCAGCCATCCATGATCTTACACAACGCTTTTATTATCAAACAGGGAGTTGAAAACGTGTAATGGAGACTCCAAAAATACCAGGAGACGAAAGAAGAGACCTCATACTAAAGTGGTTAAAAGAGAGCAAGAGCCCGATCAAAGGCGGTGAACTCGCACTTAAAACAAATGTCAGCCGCCAGGTTATTGTTGGCGACATCTCGCTGTTAAAAGCAAAAAATGAACCGATTATTGCCACTTCCCAAGGATACCTCTTTTTAAAAACGGAAGAAAAAGACGTTCCACATAGACATTTGATTGTTTCCAACCATTCTCCTGAGCAAACGAAAGATGAACTTTTTACAATTGTCGATCATGGAGTAACTGTTAAGAATGTAATTGTCGAGCACCCGATTTACGGAGACCTGACTGCATCTCTTCTTCTCAGTACCCGAAAGGATGTAGAGGATTTTCTCGGCAAATTGTCATCAACAAACGCTGCATTGCTCAGTACATTAACAGAGGGCATACACCTTCATATGCTCGAGGCGCCAACGAAAGAGCAGCTGGATAACGTATGCAGGGAGCTTAAACAAAAAGGATATTTGCATTCATAAAAAAAGAGGACTGCAGCAAGATCTGCAGTCCTCTTTTTTTGTTGTTATGCTCCAGTTCCAATCACTTCGACTCGCTCTACAGCTTCCATACGATTCAATGTGGTCAGCAGTTCATTGATTTCACCGCGAAGGCCGTTGGTTTCAATCGTCAGCATCACATTGGCTCTCCCTTGCAGCGGTATGGTCTGGTTAATGGTGAGCACATTGCAGCCAACAGAGGCAACAATGGTGAGAAGGCTTGACAACGCACCCGAACGGTCTTCGAGATTGATGGAAAGGGTGATGATCTTTTCTTTGATCATCGTATGAAAAGGAAAAATTCCATCCCTGTACTTATAGAACGCACTCCTGCTGAGGCCCACTTTTTCAGCAGCCTCCGCGACGGTTTTTACCTTGCCACGGTCTAATAAGGATTTTGCTTCAAGCGTTTTTTGCATGGATTCTGAAAGAACATCTTCCCTGACCATGTAAAATTGCCTTTCTTTCATATGTAACCTCCAAAACGGGCTTTTTCATAAGTATATCCAATGAGATAGCCAAATGTCTATCCCATATAGACAAAAAAATAGACTGCCCTCAAGCGCAGCCTATTCGATAAATTCAAATTCATATTTCAAGATTCGGATGGTATCCCCGTGTTCCGCACCTTTTTCACGAAGCGCTTCGTCCACACCCATGGAACGCATCTGGCGTGCAAACCGTTTTACCGACTCGTCTCTTGTAAAGTCTGTCATTTTGAATAGTTTTTCGATCTTTGGTCCGTTGATGATAAATGTACCAGCAGAATCCCGTGTGATATAAAAACCGGATTCTTCCTTTTCGTGGCGGTACAATACCCGGCTCTCTTCTTTTTCCTCATGGATCAGCGGGAACTCAGGTGTGTTTTCCAGAAGATCAGCTGTTGTGTAAAGGACCTCTTTTAATCCTTGTCTTGTAACTGCTGATATCGGATAAACAGGAATATCCTCAGACAGCCTCTGTTTAAATACTTCCAGGTTTTCTTCCGCACCCGGAATATCCATTTTGTTGGCTACAACAATCTGCGGACGTTCTGTAAGCCTTAAGTTGTACTGCCTTAGCTCTTCATTAATTTTAATGAAGTCCTCGTATGGATCTCTTCCTTCCATGCCGGACATGTCGATCACATGCAGGATAACCCTTGTCCGTTCAATGTGGCGAAGGAACTGATGTCCGAGGCCAACGCCTTCATGCGCGCCTTCGATCAGCCCTGGCAGGTCAGCCATCACAAAGCTTCTGCCGTCATCTACTGCCACTACGCCTAAATTAGGAGTGATGGTCGTAAAGTGGTATTCTGCGATCTTTGGCCTAGCCGCGGATACAACCGAAAGAAGCGTGGATTTCCCTACGCTCGGGAATCCAACAAGCCCAACATCCGCTAGTACCTTTAATTCTAAAACAACTTCTCTTTCTTCACCTGGTTCCCCGTTTTCCGAAAGCTCAGGAGCAGGGTTGGCCGGTGTAGCAAAACGGGTATTTCCCCGTCCTCCCCGTCCGCCTTTGGCAATAACAGCACGCTGTTCATGATGAACAAGGTCTGCTAGTACTTGTCCTGTTTCAGCATCTGTTACGACAGTGCCAGGTGGTACTTTTACGATCATATCTTCTGAATTTTTGCCATGCATGCCTTTGGACATGCCATGTTCACCGCGCTTGGCTTTAAAATGCTTGTTAAAGCGAAAGTCCATTAACGTACGCAGACCCTCTTCTACTTCAAATATAACATTAGCACCTTTACCGCCGTCTCCGCCGGCAGGTCCGCCGTTAGGTACGTATTTTTCACGGCGAAACGCAACCATTCCGTTTCCGCCGTCTCCGGCTTTCACAAAAATTTTGACCTGATCCACGAACATGTTTGCTCGCCTCCTTCTATAATTTCTTTACTGTTTCATCTGTAAAACAAGAAATACTTCATGGGTTTGAATATAGCTTTCGATTACGTCTAATAATTTATGTGCTGAAATGACATCCTTCAGCTCCGACTCAAATTCCTCTGTATTATGTATACTGCCCGTTAAGCGAAACATAAAAGCGGAAGGATGCTGTTGGTTTGAGATCGTGAAAACGAGCCGATTTTCAGCCAGCGGATCAACCGAGCGGTTCATGACCGCAAAAAGAGACTGGCAAGCCTCAAGGAGGACCTTCTCAGCCTTTGAGAGGTCTCTCGCCTCACCGGCAACTTCCGTTTCAAGTACAATGGGGTGTTTCAGCCAGTTGAAAGTTATGAGGTACTCCGCCAATTCAGGAACTTTCAAATTCATGAGGTTTGATTCGTGCCTGGAAATAAGAATGATTTCCTCGATAATCTCCTTTGCCCGTTCGGTCCGGCCCATAGATAGGTTTGCCTTAATAAGCTGGAGCTGATTGAGCCAGTCATGGCGGGCATGCCTTAATAATTCTAACGTTGACCAATCTTTACCCATATTTGCACTCCTGTTTGAATAGTTAAATAGCCATTTCCTCTGCTTCACTGGTATTAGACCCAAAAGCCTGTTAATAAATACCCATTTACAAAAGAAAAAGCTCTAACCAACCCGGTTAGAGCTATCTTCTTACGCTTCGTTTGCGATTGGGTATACACTTACTTGTTTGCGGTCACGTCCAAGACGCTCAAAACGAACAACTCCGTCCACTTTCGCAAAAAGAGTGTCATCTCCGCCACGGCCAACGTTCATCCCAGGATAGATTTTTGTACCGCGCTGACGGTAAAGAATAGATCCGCCTGATACCATTTGACCATCCGCTCTCTTAGCACCAAGGCGCTTTGATTGGGAATCACGACCGTTCTTTGTGCTACCTACTCCCTTTTTGGAAGCAAAGTATTGAAGGTTTAATTTTAGCATTCGTCCCACCTCCTCATTCGGTGTTTTGCAGCAAACCAAGACTACACTTGTTTTTCCTGCAATGAAATAAATCGACCATAGTCGTTTTCGATTGTTTTTAAGGAAACAACCATACCTTCCAGAAGAAGCTGCACTTTTTCATGGATATGGTCTTCGAGATGATCCGGAGCACGGAAAACCAGGTAGCCTCCATCCTGTTGTGTTTCCACATCAGTTGTAATGCTGCACAGGACTTCCACCGCATTGATCGCTCCAAAGGAGACGGCTGATGCACCGGCACAGACAAGATCTTGTCCATAAGGGCCGGAATCGGCATGTCCACTCATTGAAAACGAACGAATGTGATGCTGTTCATCTCTGTAGATGGTTACCTTAATCATTGGAATTAACCGTTGATTTTGTCGATAACTACTTTAGTGTAAGGCTGACGGTGACCTTGTTTACGACGGTAGTTCTTTTTCGCTTTGAACTTGTAAACGACCACTTTTTGGCCTCGGCCATGTTTTTCAACTTTACCTGTTACAGTCACTCCATCAAGCAAAGGAGCTCCTACTTTCAGGCTGTCTCCACCAACCATAAGAACATCCTCGAATGTTACAGTATCGCCAGCTTCCACATCAAGCTTTTCAACATAGATCACTTGACCTTCTTCAACTCTTACTTGTTTGCCACCAGTTTGAATAATTGCGTACATCACGTGCACCTCCTTGTAAACTCAGACTCGCCATCACAGGTGCTTATGTAAGCTTGAAAACCTGTTCCTGAGCGGTTGGAGCGGGTGCTCCAATAAACTAACAGAAGAATCATACCATGTTATGATCTGCCATGTCAATTTATCTTTTCATTCTTTCTACAATTTCATTAATCGGCCCGATATGGCGGATAGCATAGGATGGGATGGAATCATGGCCGCTTTCACTTATATAAATCCGATACGAGAGAAGCGCCTCAAGATTTTGAAGATGTTCACTGTTTATCCCTCTTAAATGGCGGGCCACTTCAGGAGTAGCTTCGATCCACAGCGCTTCATCATCCATGTGGCGGTATTCCCGCAGCGCCAGTTCTGCCTGATTGGCAACTGTTCTTGCAGACTGCACCCTGCCTGTGCCCTTACAGACAGAACAAGGCTCGGCCAGTACATGGAACAGTTGCCTTTTCTCTTTTTTGCGAGTCATTTCAAATACGCCCATTCGAGTAAATCCGTGAACCACGGTAGTTGTTCCATCGAGAGCAAGTGCAGCTTTTAAAGCTTCCTCTACACGCTGCTGATCCTCGGGCTCGTTCATCGTAATGAAATCAATGACAATCATGCCGGAAATGTTTCTAAGCCGAAGCTGTTTCGCAATCTCATCAGCTGCTTGAAGGTTCGTTTGAAGAACAGTTTCCCTCCGGCTTGATTTCCCTGTGAATTTATCCGTGTTAACATCAATAACAGACATGGCTTCGGTGTGATCGATCCGCAATGAACCTCCGTTTTTGAGCCAGACATGCGGCCGGAGCGCTTTTTCCCATTGTGCGTCAACTCCGTAATAGGAGAAGATATTCTCCTTCCCGCTGTACAAAATGATATTCTTTTGAAGCAGCGGAAAAGGCTTGGCCAGCCAGATCAGTTTCCTGAATTCCGCTCCGTCATCAATGATGATCTCCGTT
This genomic stretch from Fictibacillus marinisediminis harbors:
- a CDS encoding ACT domain-containing protein; protein product: MKERQFYMVREDVLSESMQKTLEAKSLLDRGKVKTVAEAAEKVGLSRSAFYKYRDGIFPFHTMIKEKIITLSINLEDRSGALSSLLTIVASVGCNVLTINQTIPLQGRANVMLTIETNGLRGEINELLTTLNRMEAVERVEVIGTGA
- the nadB gene encoding L-aspartate oxidase → MNVESTDVLIIGSGIAGLMTAECLRSHKNVTIITKSSFQNSNSYHAQGGIAAVTEKEDHWAEHFIDTVKAGSFHNEETLTEILVKEGPDMIRTMEDWKVPFDRNKDGSLTLGREGGHRRARIVHAGGDRTGSKIVDVLYQRISHHITVQEFEIAGDLIIKQGKCVGAWTKNANGEVTVYFAASVILASGGAAGLYNVNSNDKSITGDSIALAFRAGAVLSDLEFIQFHPTMLFTNGESFGLVSEAVRGEGGTLVTSEGASVMSGVHEMGDLAPRDIVSRTIFEYIQKGYEIFLDVSKVKSFTNRFPAITAICRNAGIVLNEGRIPVAPGAHFTMGGAVTNQWGETTVPHLYAVGEASRTGVHGANRLASNSLLESVVFAKRTAARIMALKEHEASLFPVEWEYTEQQKRRWPEKQEIQRQMTQYAGIVRTREGLGEAIRWFENFSIEKPDYHCKPDEIERINMLQTGWLIVTSAHLRTESRGGHYRSDFPSNDDNCWLKKQVYRKKDQNEQAEAKKAAAGIFS
- the nadC gene encoding carboxylating nicotinate-nucleotide diphosphorylase, whose amino-acid sequence is MNKLKLKKQLQEFFLEDLGEGDITCGLLFPEEEETEARFIAKKSGVFSGMDVISEGYRLLSEYCTVVPNVKDGDVIKPGQILAEVKGPASAIFGGERVILNLVQRMSGIATLTNEAVTALNSETTKICDTRKTTPGLRMFEKYAVRCGGGYNHRFGLYDGVMVKDNHIARAGGITEAVNTVKSSLGHMLKVEVETENFEQVKEAVSAGADVIMFDNRTPEEIGAWKHHVPGHIITEASGGISLDELRHYGKTGVNFISLGLLTHSAVSLDISLNITGGLKDELTGSLQAEIRNS
- the nadA gene encoding quinolinate synthase NadA, which encodes MSLLEAFRLKSGIPETYFTMTEEEMIERVRAVKKKLGDRLYIPGHHYQKDEVIQFADTSGDSLQLAQQSANNRDAEFIVFCGVHFMAETADMLTESHQKVILPDMRAGCSMADMADIHQTEKAWDRLQSLFGDTVLPLTYVNSTAAIKAFCGKNGGATVTSSNAERMLEWAFAQKERILFLPDQHLGRNTAYTLGVPLEQMAVWDPIANKLEYDGDLDAVKVILWKGHCSVHEKFTVDNIRSLRVNDPEMKVIVHPECSHEVVQQSDMAGSTHYIIQTIQNAEPNSAWAIGTEMNLVNRLKKNHPDKRIISLNSNMCPCLTMNRIDLPHLTYALEKIAQGDPQNIITVDSETTEYAVKALERMLARA
- the obgE gene encoding GTPase ObgE translates to MFVDQVKIFVKAGDGGNGMVAFRREKYVPNGGPAGGDGGKGANVIFEVEEGLRTLMDFRFNKHFKAKRGEHGMSKGMHGKNSEDMIVKVPPGTVVTDAETGQVLADLVHHEQRAVIAKGGRGGRGNTRFATPANPAPELSENGEPGEEREVVLELKVLADVGLVGFPSVGKSTLLSVVSAARPKIAEYHFTTITPNLGVVAVDDGRSFVMADLPGLIEGAHEGVGLGHQFLRHIERTRVILHVIDMSGMEGRDPYEDFIKINEELRQYNLRLTERPQIVVANKMDIPGAEENLEVFKQRLSEDIPVYPISAVTRQGLKEVLYTTADLLENTPEFPLIHEEKEESRVLYRHEKEESGFYITRDSAGTFIINGPKIEKLFKMTDFTRDESVKRFARQMRSMGVDEALREKGAEHGDTIRILKYEFEFIE
- a CDS encoding IscS subfamily cysteine desulfurase, encoding MIYLDYAATTPMSEEALYAFTETAKMYFGNTSSLHDQGSQAADLVNLARAELAGMLGGNSEGIYFTGGGSDGNFLALTSLALGNKEKGNHIITSPLEHGSVQQALAFLENEGFEITVLPVDQNGRIALNDLRSAIRKETILATITHGNSEIGVIQPLAEIGALLKEENVIFHSDCVQTFGKLPLHAGEMNIGALTVSAHKIHGPKGVGAVYISPTLTWQPLLKNGTHEKGIRPGTINTPGIVSFITAASNQVNRMVKWKTNVEELKNCFLSLTEEDECLIIEGDSHTTLPHFLAIRLKGIEGQYVMLELNRQKIAVSTGSACKAGQQEPSKALLAMGRSADEAHELVRITLGKETTKEEIKALAAAIHDLTQRFYYQTGS
- the rplU gene encoding 50S ribosomal protein L21 translates to MYAIIQTGGKQVRVEEGQVIYVEKLDVEAGDTVTFEDVLMVGGDSLKVGAPLLDGVTVTGKVEKHGRGQKVVVYKFKAKKNYRRKQGHRQPYTKVVIDKING
- a CDS encoding Rne/Rng family ribonuclease, giving the protein MKKIIINAITQIKRTAVMDFDEAIELQVDDSSDQPVPGSIYKGRVKKVLPGMQAAFVDIGAEKNGFIHRDDLLSYQQTYMAPEDKKGTSISSFVKEGEELIVQVIKEETDSKGARLTGMLAIPGSRLVFLPNASHIGVSKKMSRNEKEKWRLFGHSLVKGEDGVIFRTACTGQSEEDIQAEFDGLVERHRHLAARAEQAAAPALLHDEGDYLNKIIRDHAYEEETEIIIDDGAEFRKLIWLAKPFPLLQKNIILYSGKENIFSYYGVDAQWEKALRPHVWLKNGGSLRIDHTEAMSVIDVNTDKFTGKSSRRETVLQTNLQAADEIAKQLRLRNISGMIVIDFITMNEPEDQQRVEEALKAALALDGTTTVVHGFTRMGVFEMTRKKEKRQLFHVLAEPCSVCKGTGRVQSARTVANQAELALREYRHMDDEALWIEATPEVARHLRGINSEHLQNLEALLSYRIYISESGHDSIPSYAIRHIGPINEIVERMKR
- a CDS encoding ribosomal-processing cysteine protease Prp, giving the protein MIKVTIYRDEQHHIRSFSMSGHADSGPYGQDLVCAGASAVSFGAINAVEVLCSITTDVETQQDGGYLVFRAPDHLEDHIHEKVQLLLEGMVVSLKTIENDYGRFISLQEKQV
- a CDS encoding Spo0B C-terminal domain-containing protein, whose protein sequence is MGKDWSTLELLRHARHDWLNQLQLIKANLSMGRTERAKEIIEEIILISRHESNLMNLKVPELAEYLITFNWLKHPIVLETEVAGEARDLSKAEKVLLEACQSLFAVMNRSVDPLAENRLVFTISNQQHPSAFMFRLTGSIHNTEEFESELKDVISAHKLLDVIESYIQTHEVFLVLQMKQ
- the rpmA gene encoding 50S ribosomal protein L27 yields the protein MLKLNLQYFASKKGVGSTKNGRDSQSKRLGAKRADGQMVSGGSILYRQRGTKIYPGMNVGRGGDDTLFAKVDGVVRFERLGRDRKQVSVYPIANEA
- a CDS encoding LysM peptidoglycan-binding domain-containing protein is translated as MRIHIVQKGDTLEKIADKYNVTSEELRRVNFGLSSGALERGSKVKIPSEQVPIGRGEKAKMPFMMPGSKKEQPKKKEMPKKEMPVAPVQEIPVPAPPPPPPKPAPIPAPPKAAPIIPKAAPIIAKAAPIIAKAAPKMAPKAEHKMPMKAEPIMPLKPAPAKKDMPFNPLLPKKDYKESSMKSPKPLAPMSHKDFAAFMESSSSSHMKWGHHHEPIHYKEPQMNYVPPAYLSPGLVHGKDQFGMGKQHKHPFLGEESSSVMNQMYSGVPPMFEQPQGYTAPVYGGAGAGMPPFSAMPYQGQGQQAGSYPQVPPGGLQMGMGAPGSGQVGYSSMPQTGMQQQPNMASQHGMMLSQDQQQNPYATFMPMQGQPMGQGMQVQPYVGQPMSQGMQVQPYGSQPMSQGMQVQPYGSQPMSQGMQVQPYASQPMSQGMQVQPYGSQPMSQGMQVQPYGSQPMGQGMQGQQMYGEYPPGQVSQGYGDMSGGQGSYGGNPPAQQGQMGQMQGMPNPYSQAQYRDGSLDSQDQDEE
- a CDS encoding transcription repressor NadR, which gives rise to METPKIPGDERRDLILKWLKESKSPIKGGELALKTNVSRQVIVGDISLLKAKNEPIIATSQGYLFLKTEEKDVPHRHLIVSNHSPEQTKDELFTIVDHGVTVKNVIVEHPIYGDLTASLLLSTRKDVEDFLGKLSSTNAALLSTLTEGIHLHMLEAPTKEQLDNVCRELKQKGYLHS